The following is a genomic window from Balneolaceae bacterium.
CCCGGCATTTGGAACATATCGAAGATATTTGGGGTCGGGGAGATCGTCCCAGTAAAACTGCCAGCTGTCAGGCAGGAAAAATTCATCACTGGCGGCGTTCATAATATATTTTGGCATATCCAGGCTGTCTTGATAAGAGAAAGGATCCACAAGCTCACGAAGGCGGTCGTACTCTGCAGAATATTGCCACTCCATAATCTTTTCATCTTCATAGTCTTCAATGGCGGGGGACCATTCGCCATATGCCTGCCAGTGATGCTGAAATGATGGCTCAAGATTTAACAGGTCAATTACAACCGGTGCGATAGCCACCACACGGTCATCAAATATACCGGTTGTCCACGTAGTCCAGCCCCGTTTAGATGCACCGGATACCACAAAACTGTCAACCGTTGCAGATTGCCGGGTTTGCATGAAATCGGTGATGGTATCCATTGCTCTCTGAGCAGCCGCAGTCATTGGAAGTCTGCTTAACCATATCGCTTTTTCATCTGTTGCTCCGCCTTCCAGGAATTGACGCCAGCCGTAGGATATAAGTTCATCTTCTTTTCTTTCATCCATTCTTTCATCATTCAAAAATGTAAGGGGTTGAAAGGGGACGTTATGAAGGTTTGCTGTGACTGAATTTGTAGCGAGTGATGCATTCAAAACTATTGGGTTGACCGATTCCGGGGCAGGGTCATCCCGGTCACCCCCGCCAATCCAAAGAAATCCTGTTGTGTGATCGACCTGATCGGGTACAACAATTGTCAGCCAATGCCACCATTCAGATTCATCCACAACATCTTCAGTCAGCCATGTTTGCGAAACCATTCGAATAACGTATGCTTTGTAATTTTCTCCCTCAATAGTTTTCTCAAGCTCATAATTGTAAGCCGGATCAACTTCAGAGAGGTATGCTTCAAACGGATTTTCCGGTTTATTTTCCTCGGTGCTGCAGGAAAGAAAAAGAAAGAATAAACTGAGTATGTAAACTGATTTTAAACGCTTCATAGTCTGTTTTTTTTGAATCTGAATCAATTATGAACTTACATAATTTTTGATTGAGTTTGTCACCACGGCAGATTTTCAAGATCTACATTCCCGCCCGTAAGAATAATTCCAACTTTTTTGCCATTTAAATCTAAATCTCCATCCAATAAGGCCGAGATTGGAACTGCACAGGAAGGCTCAATAATAATTTTCATGCGTTCCCACACTCGTCTCATATCCCGAACAATTGATTCTTCTGATACGGT
Proteins encoded in this region:
- a CDS encoding PhoPQ-activated pathogenicity-related family protein; this encodes MKRLKSVYILSLFFLFLSCSTEENKPENPFEAYLSEVDPAYNYELEKTIEGENYKAYVIRMVSQTWLTEDVVDESEWWHWLTIVVPDQVDHTTGFLWIGGGDRDDPAPESVNPIVLNASLATNSVTANLHNVPFQPLTFLNDERMDERKEDELISYGWRQFLEGGATDEKAIWLSRLPMTAAAQRAMDTITDFMQTRQSATVDSFVVSGASKRGWTTWTTGIFDDRVVAIAPVVIDLLNLEPSFQHHWQAYGEWSPAIEDYEDEKIMEWQYSAEYDRLRELVDPFSYQDSLDMPKYIMNAASDEFFLPDSWQFYWDDLPDPKYLRYVPNAGHGLENTDASQSLIAFYNHIINNRSIPEFSWSADTTGFQIQMDSNNLPDELRLWNAHNPEARDFRLYVIDRIWLAKNIQIPEDGDLTVSIDSPDHGFTAWFVEATYNADSDLPFKQTTGVVVTPDRYPFEPFAPSDSLGSVTVSE